A genomic window from Yoonia rosea includes:
- a CDS encoding malonate--CoA ligase, giving the protein MYQGNYLAERLSAARKDAGSSLFLRNHQTGEDVTYQAFFANAERMAQALVASGVKPGDRVAVQAPKTIAMLELYVATVLAGGVFLPLNTAYTPNEITYFLTDAEPRVFVCDLAREEEFSPVAKKAGVAKVLTIGADESGSLADLRDAAAPGFNAVTRGPDDLAAILYTSGTTGRSKGAMLTHQALASNAETLKDAWHFSADDVLIHALPIFHTHGLFVATNITLMAGSSCIFMPNFDADDILDYMPQATVLMGVPTFYVRLLNSEGLTDASANMRLFVSGSAPLLTETHEHWRDVTGHAILERYGMTETNMNTSNPYDGDRRAGTVGFPLPGIEMLVTNPATGAPLPQGETGVLEVRGPNVFAGYWKMPEKTAEELRDNGFFITGDLGRMDDDGYVHIVGRQKDLIISGGYNIYPKEIELLIDALEGINESAVIGVPHPDFGEAVVAVVVVQNGAKTSAADIMTGIKDDLARFKQPKRIEFVKSLPRNAMGKVQKKALREEYDGTFK; this is encoded by the coding sequence ATGTATCAAGGAAACTATCTCGCAGAGAGATTGAGCGCCGCACGAAAGGACGCAGGAAGCAGCCTGTTCCTGCGCAATCATCAAACCGGTGAAGACGTCACATATCAAGCCTTCTTTGCCAACGCCGAACGGATGGCACAGGCTCTGGTCGCCAGCGGCGTCAAACCAGGTGACAGGGTCGCTGTGCAAGCCCCGAAAACCATCGCAATGCTGGAACTATATGTCGCGACGGTTTTGGCTGGTGGCGTGTTTCTGCCCCTCAACACGGCCTACACACCTAACGAAATCACCTATTTCCTGACGGATGCCGAACCACGGGTGTTTGTCTGTGATCTGGCACGTGAAGAAGAGTTTTCGCCCGTAGCCAAAAAGGCTGGTGTAGCAAAAGTGCTGACCATCGGTGCTGATGAAAGTGGATCACTGGCCGATCTGCGCGATGCGGCAGCACCTGGCTTCAATGCCGTCACGCGCGGACCAGACGATCTTGCTGCGATCCTATACACGTCAGGAACAACTGGGCGATCCAAAGGGGCCATGCTGACGCATCAAGCACTGGCGTCAAACGCTGAAACCCTGAAGGACGCTTGGCACTTCAGCGCTGATGACGTCTTGATCCACGCTTTGCCGATCTTTCACACGCATGGGCTGTTTGTGGCGACGAATATCACGCTAATGGCTGGCTCATCTTGTATCTTCATGCCCAATTTCGACGCCGATGACATCCTTGACTACATGCCGCAGGCCACGGTGCTTATGGGCGTGCCGACGTTCTATGTCCGCCTGCTTAACTCGGAGGGGCTGACCGACGCTTCTGCCAACATGCGCCTTTTTGTATCCGGTTCGGCTCCATTGCTGACCGAAACACATGAACACTGGCGCGACGTGACCGGGCACGCGATCCTGGAACGCTATGGCATGACCGAAACCAATATGAACACCTCTAACCCCTATGACGGCGATAGACGCGCAGGCACGGTGGGCTTTCCATTGCCAGGGATCGAGATGCTGGTCACAAACCCAGCAACTGGTGCACCTTTGCCCCAAGGTGAAACCGGCGTGCTTGAGGTGCGAGGCCCAAACGTATTTGCGGGCTATTGGAAGATGCCCGAAAAAACCGCCGAGGAATTGCGTGACAACGGGTTTTTCATAACGGGTGACCTCGGGCGCATGGATGACGACGGATATGTTCATATCGTCGGGCGCCAAAAAGACCTGATCATCTCGGGCGGCTACAACATCTATCCCAAAGAGATAGAGCTTCTGATCGACGCGCTTGAGGGCATCAACGAAAGTGCCGTCATCGGCGTCCCGCACCCGGATTTTGGCGAAGCCGTCGTGGCCGTCGTTGTGGTCCAAAATGGCGCCAAAACCTCAGCCGCGGACATCATGACCGGTATCAAGGATGATCTGGCGCGTTTCAAACAGCCCAAACGTATCGAATTTGTCAAATCCCTGCCCAGAAACGCGATGGGTAAAGTTCAGAAGAAAGCACTGCGCGAAGAATACGACGGGACCTTCAAGTGA
- a CDS encoding malonyl-CoA decarboxylase, producing the protein MAQQSFLSEILARVAGAGRSRTEAPADVSDRLISLCHSLIHDRSEAAGLMISRQILDLYAASKSDERAAFFFAVSQEFGPDEDALGAAISLWKPGNIDAARALHFAAEPRTQELIRTINRVPGATAELVAMRADLLNHAKQNTRLSGLDSDFQHLFASWFNRGFLEMRQIDWSTPAQILEKIITYEAVHEIADWDDLRQRVGDPDRMLFAFFHPAMPDDPLIFVEVALLSEIPHAIGPILAADREQTDPETATVATFYSISNCHAGLRGVSFGNFLIKQVVAELQKLRPTLKTFVTLSPVPGLRKWVAQSLESGDTLFSDADKAALNSLGETERPDDALATKLTARFLTQVKRAPGTVADPVAHFHLGNGATLLGVHPSADLSLRGMSNSWGVMVNYLYDGDKIEQNHKAYSSNYEVSVSPSVAALGKV; encoded by the coding sequence ATGGCGCAGCAGAGTTTTCTGAGTGAGATTCTTGCCAGAGTGGCAGGGGCGGGGCGCAGCCGAACAGAAGCGCCAGCGGATGTTTCTGACAGGCTGATATCGTTGTGTCATTCGCTGATCCATGACCGTAGCGAGGCAGCGGGGCTGATGATATCCCGTCAGATTCTTGATCTGTACGCAGCCTCGAAGAGCGATGAGCGCGCAGCCTTCTTTTTCGCCGTCAGCCAGGAATTTGGGCCGGACGAAGATGCGTTGGGTGCCGCCATAAGTTTATGGAAACCTGGAAACATAGATGCTGCACGCGCGCTGCACTTTGCGGCCGAGCCACGGACGCAAGAGCTGATACGCACGATCAACCGAGTCCCCGGTGCGACGGCAGAACTGGTCGCGATGCGCGCTGATCTGCTGAACCACGCGAAACAAAACACGCGTTTGAGCGGGCTAGACTCTGACTTTCAGCATCTCTTTGCATCCTGGTTCAATCGTGGGTTTTTGGAGATGCGCCAGATCGATTGGTCAACGCCAGCACAGATTCTGGAAAAGATCATCACTTATGAGGCAGTCCACGAGATCGCCGACTGGGATGATTTGCGCCAACGTGTCGGTGACCCCGACCGTATGCTCTTTGCCTTCTTTCATCCGGCCATGCCGGATGATCCTCTGATTTTTGTCGAGGTCGCCTTGCTCAGCGAGATACCCCATGCAATCGGACCGATCCTTGCGGCCGATCGTGAGCAGACGGATCCCGAAACCGCAACCGTCGCAACCTTCTATTCGATCTCCAATTGCCACGCGGGTCTGCGTGGGGTTTCATTCGGGAATTTCCTGATCAAGCAGGTTGTCGCGGAACTGCAAAAACTGCGTCCGACCCTAAAGACGTTCGTGACGCTCTCACCGGTGCCGGGTCTTAGAAAGTGGGTCGCGCAGTCTTTGGAGAGCGGCGATACTTTGTTTAGCGACGCAGACAAGGCAGCACTTAACTCTCTTGGTGAAACCGAGCGCCCCGACGATGCCCTTGCGACCAAGCTGACCGCCCGCTTTCTGACGCAGGTCAAAAGGGCACCCGGAACGGTGGCGGATCCGGTGGCGCATTTCCATCTGGGCAACGGAGCGACCCTGTTGGGCGTGCACCCAAGCGCCGATCTAAGCCTGCGCGGTATGAGCAACTCATGGGGGGTGATGGTCAATTACCTCTATGACGGCGACAAGATTGAACAAAACCACAAAGCCTATTCAAGCAATTACGAGGTGTCTGTATCGCCCAGCGTGGCGGCATTGGGGAAAGTGTAG
- a CDS encoding TRAP transporter small permease has protein sequence MRNMITTTSDRLHLVMRRVAVFAVCVMFLTVVLQIIARYVFSAPPVWTEDVARYAMVWTGLLGATLSFKTQSDAVLMQSVFPDPPHVLAFFAKAVQSAAVLTFILPVIYFCFIGLRGGFAKGYLARQSGLTADTLGIPMAWISVAVPLSMIIILIHLVARWAGDDAPEDAAADLD, from the coding sequence ATGCGCAATATGATCACCACGACCAGTGACCGCTTGCATCTTGTCATGCGCCGCGTTGCAGTCTTTGCTGTCTGTGTGATGTTTCTGACTGTCGTTTTGCAAATCATCGCGCGTTATGTCTTCTCTGCGCCTCCTGTCTGGACCGAAGATGTCGCGCGCTACGCGATGGTGTGGACCGGACTGCTGGGCGCGACACTGTCATTCAAAACGCAGTCGGATGCGGTGTTGATGCAAAGTGTGTTCCCTGATCCACCTCATGTCTTGGCGTTCTTTGCAAAAGCGGTCCAAAGTGCTGCGGTGCTGACCTTTATTTTGCCGGTCATCTACTTTTGCTTCATCGGTCTGAGGGGTGGTTTCGCAAAGGGGTATCTCGCACGCCAGTCTGGTCTGACCGCCGATACCCTTGGCATCCCTATGGCATGGATTTCTGTCGCGGTCCCCCTCTCCATGATCATCATTCTTATCCACCTTGTTGCCCGGTGGGCCGGAGACGATGCACCAGAAGATGCGGCTGCTGATCTTGATTAA
- a CDS encoding TRAP transporter substrate-binding protein — protein sequence MKLKSLTLAALLAMATSASAEVKIALDGNPDLVQSGSYNWANAFGMALQEAGMDVREMPRDSVGNEAEKFDQLSTGLLEVSLSDVRSIAQVDPFVYGVRLPYIFDDAAHMDRALAAGNIFDRLNEKLADQDIIVVAFVPIGPSSGIITTTAAVRAPADMADLRMRALDDAQIAMYQAWGSTGTIVPWGEVPAGLQTGVIDGYLNSPFVPVMFGQTDFVKNFSDAGVIIPMRAILFSKMWYDGLSDEERATVDAAVVTADAANRAWLAEAAESGLKALEDAGVTVQRLTPEERAVFREASLPVYDSDLMPAEDTELWKTLSDENR from the coding sequence ATGAAACTTAAATCACTTACACTTGCGGCTCTACTCGCAATGGCCACATCTGCGTCAGCAGAGGTCAAAATTGCGCTGGATGGTAACCCCGATCTTGTTCAATCCGGATCATACAACTGGGCCAATGCATTTGGTATGGCCCTGCAAGAAGCAGGCATGGACGTGCGCGAAATGCCACGCGATTCCGTTGGCAATGAAGCCGAAAAATTCGATCAATTGTCAACGGGCCTTCTCGAAGTGTCCTTGTCTGATGTGCGCTCCATCGCGCAAGTTGATCCCTTTGTGTACGGCGTGCGACTGCCGTATATTTTCGATGACGCCGCGCATATGGATCGCGCCCTTGCGGCAGGAAACATTTTCGACCGGTTGAATGAAAAGCTGGCTGATCAGGACATCATCGTCGTAGCCTTTGTTCCGATTGGTCCATCGTCTGGCATCATTACAACCACGGCCGCCGTACGCGCGCCAGCCGACATGGCTGACTTGCGGATGCGTGCGCTCGATGACGCGCAAATCGCGATGTATCAGGCTTGGGGCTCGACCGGTACGATTGTGCCGTGGGGCGAGGTGCCTGCGGGCCTGCAAACAGGGGTGATTGACGGCTATCTCAACTCACCCTTTGTTCCTGTGATGTTCGGTCAGACCGATTTCGTCAAAAACTTCTCCGACGCTGGTGTGATCATCCCGATGCGGGCGATCCTGTTCTCCAAGATGTGGTACGATGGCCTGTCTGACGAAGAGCGTGCGACAGTCGATGCGGCAGTTGTAACGGCAGATGCTGCCAACCGCGCATGGCTGGCAGAGGCCGCAGAATCTGGTCTGAAAGCACTTGAAGACGCGGGCGTTACCGTCCAGCGTTTGACCCCGGAAGAACGGGCAGTTTTCCGCGAGGCGTCATTGCCTGTCTACGATTCAGATCTGATGCCCGCAGAAGATACCGAATTGTGGAAAACGCTGTCTGACGAGAACCGCTAA
- a CDS encoding TRAP transporter large permease: MWLIPIIFVLLLVSGTAFAYLMGAVSVVTFVAVDKAQFLSVMPQRIFAQLDVFAFMAMPLFILTAEIMSRAGVTRSLIDFALSIVGRFRGGLGHVNILTSVFFAGISGSAIADSAALSRTFVPEMKARGYDPYYAGAITAASSMIGPIIPPSIIMIIYGGLTGASVAALFIAGVVPGILLAVALMALNAIIAKIKRHPGGASDDLPRFLPSLLNAAPALCLPIVILGSLVFGLATPTEGSAIAVFFALLAGQFYVGLTWRMFFDAVEATAKMTGTIFIILAAISVLGYLAGQLGWSQALAGWVDSFGLTGTKYLFFLVLIFLIAGMFMDTPVALTLLIPLFAPQALEQGISPIHLGIVLCFNLCVGLITPPLGKCLVVVSALTNLNYWRLAYAVLPFIFVQVLLLMALVYWPAISLTLPRLFGFSVN, encoded by the coding sequence ATGTGGCTGATCCCCATCATCTTTGTTTTGCTGCTGGTCAGCGGCACAGCCTTTGCCTATTTGATGGGCGCTGTGTCTGTTGTGACATTTGTCGCTGTCGACAAAGCGCAGTTTCTATCGGTCATGCCGCAACGCATTTTTGCACAACTTGATGTTTTTGCTTTCATGGCGATGCCGCTGTTCATCCTCACCGCCGAGATAATGAGCCGTGCAGGCGTCACGCGCAGCCTGATCGATTTCGCCCTGTCTATTGTTGGTCGGTTTCGCGGTGGTTTGGGGCATGTGAACATTCTCACAAGCGTCTTCTTTGCAGGCATTTCAGGCTCAGCGATTGCCGACAGCGCTGCCTTGTCACGTACATTCGTGCCCGAGATGAAAGCACGCGGCTATGATCCCTATTACGCCGGGGCCATTACGGCGGCCTCTTCCATGATTGGGCCCATTATACCGCCATCTATCATCATGATCATCTATGGCGGCCTTACCGGAGCCTCTGTCGCGGCCCTGTTCATTGCGGGCGTTGTTCCCGGTATTCTGCTCGCTGTGGCGTTGATGGCCTTAAATGCGATCATCGCGAAGATCAAAAGGCATCCGGGCGGGGCGTCAGACGATCTGCCGCGCTTCTTGCCAAGCCTGTTAAATGCCGCGCCGGCTCTTTGCCTGCCCATTGTGATCCTTGGCTCTCTGGTATTCGGCTTGGCCACACCGACCGAAGGTTCAGCAATCGCAGTGTTCTTTGCGTTGTTGGCGGGGCAATTCTACGTGGGACTGACATGGCGCATGTTCTTTGACGCGGTTGAGGCCACGGCAAAAATGACAGGAACGATCTTTATCATTCTCGCAGCGATTTCGGTGCTGGGCTATCTGGCGGGGCAGCTGGGCTGGTCTCAAGCCCTAGCAGGATGGGTCGACTCTTTTGGGCTGACAGGCACAAAATATCTGTTTTTCCTTGTTTTGATCTTTTTGATCGCAGGCATGTTCATGGATACGCCCGTGGCCCTGACCCTGCTGATACCCCTGTTCGCCCCACAAGCATTGGAGCAAGGCATCAGCCCGATCCATCTTGGTATCGTGCTGTGTTTCAATCTGTGCGTTGGCCTGATTACGCCACCATTGGGCAAATGCCTCGTGGTCGTATCCGCGCTGACCAATCTTAACTACTGGCGCCTCGCATATGCTGTGCTGCCCTTTATTTTCGTTCAGGTGCTGTTGTTGATGGCACTCGTCTATTGGCCGGCAATCAGCCTGACCTTACCACGCCTGTTCGGATTTTCTGTGAACTAA